In the Populus nigra chromosome 2, ddPopNigr1.1, whole genome shotgun sequence genome, tcaatttcaatttttcaaaaatgctaAAGCTCAACTCCATGGTCAAGATCATAATTCAAAATCCTTGTTCAGTTTGACCTTAGCTactctaattcttttaattattttcaaggaAATTTGATAGCTGTGTATTTCTGTAAATGAAAACCGCCAATAGATTTCATGTCCCCCAAATGTTTAAGACAGCCTTCACCTGAAAGTACAAGAAGATTTTGGCCATTATTTAATGAATATAGAATCAATGCTTCATAGCTTGCTTACCGTTCCTAATTATGGCAACTAACAATCTAGTAATATTTATTCGAGGCCACGATTGGGTTGGCCTCAGCCGAAGGATCCTCCACCCTCCAAGGCTATAACTACTCTTAAATTTATTCAGGAAACAAAGCACAAATATACACCAAAAATTTAATTGTATGATATTTGAACATAAATAAGTCCTTTTAAAATCTCCAACCCCAATATAAATTAATGACCACAGGATTCCTCTAGATATGTATGAATTTGATAAACCTAATGCATTTCGTTACGTACAACAAtggatatatttatatatacaattCTTTTtgcaaaagagaaaagaaaaggaaaggccttttaaaaaaaattcatcctaaaatagaaaagaaaagtgagaCTAATTCCTAGTTTGACATTGTGATGAGATAgcttacattttttaaaatgttttttaaattgttgttcatctaaaaaaatattaaattaataattttttagtattttttaatgattttaatatgataatattaaaaatataaaaatattctgaaaatatattttttaaaattattttttttttaaaaaaaaaacagcaccaTACAGTACTAAAATTTCAACTAACATCTCAATGGAGTTGCGTTGAACAAATGAACTCCGCTTGGCAGTCAAAAGTACATGTTTTCCTTCTAgacttttaaataaattagataaaaatatacctGTCTAACTTGACTGTTATTTATTAGTTGCAGCtttcatgatttttcaattattcgATGTCGTAGCTAGCTGGTGCCAAAAGTCGTAGCTCGCAAGTAGAAATAAAGTCTCCAGTCCATCATCTACAGTCTCTATCTATCTAGGATGGTTTCAAATTAAAAGccagataataataataataaataaataaaaacggAACTACATGAATTTGtgcccccccccaaaaaaacaaaattggctTTTCAAGTGGTGTTCTACAATTAGCCTACGGGCTTACAGgagaaaacttaaaaatatgaatacagaaatatttaaatttgaagatgTCACTGAAACTGTGAAcatttaatttacaaaaatatactCTCGTcgatgattattaaaaaaaagtggttGGTGGCATATTCTAAACTTTTTGTATCAATCATattatctattattttatttaacctaagatatgtttttaaatactCTTTTCActtgtgatttatatttcaaGACCCGTTGATTTAAtcttaggatttttttattgatccgttataacttttaaaatacaatataatagtATGTATGtataaattctaaattcaagttttttgtttttactatgatgtattagataataatataaaattattattgattctttaccatataattttaaattaaaatgaatgtttGGACTATATTTAACTACGTAATAAAAGCTGGTCCCTCGCATAATTGTCAGACTTTCATTTAATCCCATGATGTTTTGAGCTTAAAACTTTATATTGGCATTCCAAATCTTAATCATTTAAACATCTATGGAAAAGCGTGAGAAATAAAACTACATAATAATCACTACTTTTCTTGCAACATCATAATCACAATAAGTAAACGTGTCTAATACTGTTATTCAACTTGCAGCTTATTCGGCCCTTTTTCCCTTGGTGGAAAGCAGTTAGTAAAATCAAGTCACCTAACAGGCCACCGTTTCGATGTTTAATCTAGCCATCCAAATAAAtgcatataaataattaatatcgaCGGATTAGCAAAATCGTTGACTAGTAATGGATGGATAATACGATCTGCCTGTCCGCGAAGGAGCTGGGTGTTCTCCCCCCCGGTCAAATCATACAAGTGTTTTCTTAATTGAGCCTTAATTCCTTGTGCATGGATACTTTAATTACTTTGTTCTAGTAATTAATAACTCTTAATGGCATGCTGCATGCATAAGAAATATTCACTGTCGCGCttatttcttgaataatttcaagttttaactctaaaattaatagattttaatattttttttttctaatttaacccCTAAAACTAATATCctgaccccccccccccccaatttttatttttcatgacttaATCTTGCTTCCCATCATCTACAATTTTTCCTCATCCAAAACTAGCCAGCAGTTGGTGCCTAAACAAATTGTCAAATCAAATAATGCTGCATCAAGAAAGAAGGTTGTGCAAGCATATTGTAACCCATTGTTTATCACAACCAACTCACTACTCAGCTGCTATATAAGGCAATCGATTTATAACACGAATCCACACAAACTGATCATAAACCCCAATCAGCTTTCTATAAATCATATCCATTTCTTCGAAATCCATTTTTCACTAGCCATCGTGTACCTTCAATAAGCCAATATCCATGGCTATTCGAATTATGCTGACATTTCTATTCGTGTCTTTCCTTCTCTCCCCGACCATTTTGGGGTACAATCACGATGAGGTAAAGTCTTGGTGTAGCAAAACACCTAATCCACAACCATGTGAGTATTTTTTAAGCCATAACCCAAAAAATACCCCCATTCAACATGAGTCCGATTTTCTCAAAATTTCTATTGAACTAGCCTTGGACCGTGCCATGCATGGTAAAGTCAATACGTACTCCCTAGGCTCAAAATGTAGAAATGGGCTTGAAAAAGCTGCATGGGAAGATTGCCTTGAGCTCTATCAAGAGATCGTTCTTTGGCTCAACAAAACTACTGGCAGCAAGTGCACAAAATATGATGCACAAACATGGCTCAGCACGGCTCTAACCAACCTAGAAACGTGCAGAACCGGGTTCGCTGAATTCGGGATGACTGACTATATTTTGCCTTTGATGAGTAATAATGTGTCCAAGTTAATCAGCAATACTTTGGCTATTAACAAGGCACCATATAGCGAACCTAGTTTCAATGGTGGGTTCCCTTCATGGGTCAGACCTGGCGACCGGAAACTCTTGCAATCATCTTCACCAGCTTCTCAGGCAAACATTGTGGTGGCACAAGATGGGTCAGGGAACGTCAAGACCATTAAGGAGGCCATAGATGCGGCATCGAAAAGATCAGGGTCAGGGAGGTATGTGATATATGTGAAGGCAGGGACATACAACGAAAACGTTGAGGTAGGACAAAAGGTGAAGAATGTTATGGTGGTAGGTGATGGTATAGGGAAGACAATTGTCACCGGTAGCAAAAGCGTCGGAGGAGGCACTACAACTTTCAAGTCAGCCACTTTTGGTGAGTATCCCCAATCAATtcataaacatttaatttcaatcaatttgtCTTGATAacttaatgaatatttttgacCTTTTGTTGAGAATTAATTGTACATTGCTGGAAAGTTTTGATACATGGATACTGCTTTTTAGTTAAGGTGACACGGTCacgccaaacaaaaaaaagtcccATCAAAGTTTTGATAcgtagtaataattattttttattttaaaatatattaaaataatataatttatattttttaaattttatttttaatattagcatattaaaataatctaaaattatataaaaaataattttaaataaaaaaattaaatatttatcaaagCGTATTTAGACAAACACTAACTAAATCTgctattgaattaaaaaaaataagaaattatagaaAGATATATAGTTagatttgtaattttcttttactAATTTACACATGAAAGAATTTGCGAAGTTTCAACATAGGTAATAGGTTTGAATCTTTTGGAACCCGTCTCTCATATTAATTAGGGACCATACAGTATCTACATAGGTAATAGGTTTGGATGGTCCTTGATGCTAAAAGGCAGCGGATAGGTTCTTGATTGCGTTGAGAGGAAGGAACAACATTATTTTTAGCAATTACTAGCTAGAAGTCCAAGCTAGGGGGTTCCCCACTCGGAAAGTCTTATAGGCTAGCctaggattaattaatttagtacAAGCATTATCTTTGTGCCACCAATCATTATATTCTAagattgtttattatttattatttattaatttactttGCTTCATCAAACTGAAATCTAATATACTTAATCATTATGATTTAACTCCATCAATGATTAGACaggtattttatataattatcctGAGTTTAATACTCCATTATGGTCAGAAggtattaattagttaatttcgATATTTGCTATTTGGCAACAAGTTTATTCAACTTTTATGCATGTACCAATATTATAATCGCGATGATTTATTTTAAcgaaaatatataattactgaAATCTAATAATATCGTTTTGAATATCTTCAGCCGTGGTTGGAGATAATTTTATTGCTCGAGACATGACATTTAGAAACACAGCCGGCGCTAAAAATCATCAGGCAGTTGCCTTACGTTCCGGCTCCGATTTATCGGTGTTCTACAAGTGCAGCTTCGAAGGATACCAAGACACCCTCTATGTCCATTCTCAGAGACAGTTCTATAGAGAATGTGACATTTATGGCACTGTTGACTTCATATTCGGCAACGCtgcagttgtttttcaaaattgtaacATCTATGCACGAAACCCTCCTAACAAGACCAATACCATTACCGCCCAGGGGAGGACAGACCCTAACCAAAACACCGGAATTTCAATTCACAATTGTAAGGTAACTGCTGCTTCCGACTTAAAGTCAGTCCAAAGCTCCGTTAAAACATACCTCGGCAGGCCATGGCAAAAATACTCAAGGACTGTTTTCATGAAAACAGACCTTGATAGCTTGATTAACTCAGCTGGTTGGATGCCATGGAGTGGTAATTTTGCTCTTGATACTTTATATTATGGAGAATACATGAATACTGGCCCTGGATCATCTACTGCCAATAGAGTTAGCTGGAAAGGCTACCACGTTATCACTAGTGCATCCGTGGCATCACAATTCACTGTGGCCAGCTTCATTTCGGGAAATAATTGGTTGCCGGCCACCAACGTGCCATTCACCGCCGGCCTTTAATTATTCGTTATGTAGATGATTGATTAAGGGGCTGTTATTTACATATAATGTTCTTTGTGGGGTATACTAAATTTAGTttcttttgggaaaaaaaaattatattattaaatcttCATTTGCAGAAAAAGGGAAGAACAAGGTGTTTATCATGTATATTCCAGCAAGTATAtatagttttctttctttgtaattttcagTATAAGAAATAAATGTGATTTTTCATTCATGTCAATGTAATCACAATTTGTAACAGCAATTGTATTAATGATTTCcttggaaaaattaaagatattttattattttgatgaagaGCGTTTGGATTTTAtcttgtaatgatttttttttttgtctagtcAAAGCGGCAAGATTAATGCTCCAACCCAAAGacttatctaattttttttttactgtgtttAGCTAATGTCtcagatataaaaaatatatttaattaaagagatataaatataaaataaatcagtctctaaaaaagttttaaaataaattcttatattgtcaaaacaaaaaatataaaaaaaacatgtttttatatttccaCCAAACAACATCATGGTCCGACTAGTCTATATAGTTAACATACGTGTTCAATTTGGTCAAGCTAAAGActagaagaaataaaaaccCAAACCCATGTAAATCAACCGACAAAATTGCTTACTTTGTTCATAAATGTTGACTTTTGTACACCTTGATGCTGAACAAAGTGAGCAAGTTGATTCGAGACTGGAAAACTTATTCCCTTTAAGTTTAGAAGTACTCCACGAGGTACAAGAGGCCACAtacgaaagaaaaaaacaaaaagaaaaagaaaaagaaaaagaaaaagaaaaagaaaggaacttACTTTAGCAATTGGAGGATGTTTCTCTCACGGATACGCGTTcctaacaagtttttttttagtaaaacaaatacataaataatgtgaggtttaatttgatatatcctaattaattttgatggattaaaaaataatttgaatgattaattaaaatatagtttggttaaaaaaaatttaaaataatattttttattactattgaaacaacaatatattatgttaattcGATCAACCTATCAAATCTACGATCTGAATTATGAGATAATTATAACtttataataaacaaattatgataattataaaactcaattcctcattaatttaatatttgaaaattgaagttaaaaaaatcaattaataaaaaagacctaaaaagtTACCTGAGACAATATAAATTAACTCTTCAAACCTGCAACTCAAATCATGAGATCATTATaccttataaaattaaaattaaattaaattatagactcaaattctcaatttaaaaaaataaattaaaaataacctcAAATATTTCCacaaaccaaatatttttttctcccttcAAGCCCAACCAATTCTTAATTAATACTCAATAACTTAATTATGAACTTCAGAACATCGGTTTGTGGATCAatgaaatttacttttttaaaatttaatttttaaaattaatataatagatgttttttttttcaacatatcAGTCTGATATGGAAGTGCATCcatcaaaccaaaaataaaataataattaattatgataattcATAATGGGgatattgaaaaataagaattaCAAAACCACATGGTGCTTCCGAAATACactaaaatgaaatattttaacaGTCTTGAGTATAAAATATTCTGTGATgcgtccaaaataaaaatatttgaacaaCCGGagaatttattttccttgagGCCCAAGCCCAACCCACACCTCAATGTTCTATAAAACAAGTCGATTATCCATgcgaaattaaaatttaaaataatctacACAGCACAAGCGAATACACAAAAACTggaaatcttttttgttttatagttaAGCGTTATTAAGTTCACTTTttatcccataaaaaaataattcttcatataattaaaagatttataattcttttacttCTTGCTGTATTCCTGATCATAAGGCATTAAAAAACAGGGTGTCAATATTGGGCCTATTGTTGGAGTGGTACAGCAGCAGAAAACTGATAAATCATCCAAGATTTTTAACAAAAGGCCATGCATGGAATTGGGTTCTGGCTCAAGAGGAAGAATACTCAGAAAGGATTGAATTTAAGATTCTTAATTTAATTGTCGAGACCTCATAGATACTGAACAGAGCTCATTGACCTGTAGGTGATAGTGATCACAAATTCCATCAAAACCTAAAGAAAAACCGTTTCCTGATCGGAAAAACCtgagattttttcaaaaattgaagaaatgcaAAGTGAATAATCAGAAAAATTCCATTTTTAGTTTTGAACAGTCAGCTAACACATTTCTAGTGCTGCTGACAGAAAACTGAATTACCCCACGATATTTAATCCAAGGCCAAATAGCTAGCAAAAGAACTCCCAACTCAAGATGCAGCATCGGAGTTGGAGATAATCATAATAGGTTTCCACTTTAACATCATCTTCTAGACTTGATCTCGAAACGTATAGCCTTGTAAATAAGGTTTCCTTTATTTATGTGTAGCGGTCCGGTAAAGTTTGCGTTTCGTTCCagtcatgaatttaaaattatttgattaattatcataattttatatgaattctactaaaaatctttttagcttttttaaaatctgtatttttcaaattaaaaaagcttATCATCAAACACACACCTAGcagtgataaaataaaataatatgctaaAGAATTCTGATAGGGTTTTGGATATATAGCATGAATTGAAGAGAAGGGAATCAGCAGCTCTTTTAAAGTTGATTGAGGTTAGTGTTACTTTATACCAGAGGATAACACCAActttttttgtgtcaaaattCATTACATTTGAAAGGACAAAAGTAAAAAACGGATCTCTCAcagaaatattaaaacaaaacgaTATAGGGACCTAGCTTCCACATGACTACCCTTCAATAATTTGCGAGATGTCTGTGCTTTACTCTTCTTAATCTGCATTAAAGAAGCTGTCATTCAATAACCtatatcatatataattaaaatgagaCTAAAAGTAACAtaaatttgcagaaaattccTACCCATAGCTCTTCTGCAAAATGAGAGGAAAATGATGAGGATGGATAGACCTGCTAGCACACCAACAATAATGGCTACTGTTTTCCCCACATCATCCTCGCTGGAGGAATCTATACAAACACCAAAAGCAGCAAAAGCAATAGAATTAGTCCTCTGCAAATGGCTTGAAAAGAGACTAAACAAAGCTGCCACTAGCACATAACGTTGTTCCTTTTAAAGCATATATCCTCAACCTTTTAATTCTTCTATGTTTTTAATAGATGCTTCATAAACAAGTATTGTGGCAAATAATTTAGTGAAAAGGAGATTTTCGCACTTGGAAAAGTTCAgacatttttgttctttaagtCCATTGAATTGTAACAAGACAAAGGAATTGAGGATCATAATCATTCAACTAATTGGGGTATAAAATGATTGTTCTAAGATTCCATCTTGCTCTTCTTTTCGTGCATCCAATCAGTCATCAAGTGGAACTTTGAGGGAAATCATGGCCACACTAATTGTGCCAACTGCATTTAGTAGAAGTGTGCAAGTGACCTGATCACTGAAAAATAATGTAAGTCGACACCTTCTCTATCCACCGGACTATTTAACCACGCCTCATACAGAAAAGAAATCTTTTTTGgagtaattaaaaaagaagaagatggggGAAAAGCTAGATAGAATAGAGAAGAATGCATTAAGAAATGAAAGTGCCTAAAAGAAAGCGACCAAAGTGCCCATATCCCTTAATGCTTTActttattaaagaaatatttattgacTTCTTGTTtgggaagaaaattcaaatggtCTCCTACCACCCTTCTCActgcttagaaaaaaaaaaaaaaaactagagtggCCACTTTCGTTTTCTTGACTTAATACAACCAATGATTAGTGGATCCACAAAATGACAAAGGATGGAATGGCATACATTGTCACTACGGGCAAATTCTACTGTGCTTTTACAGTAATCCATTGGGGCATGGCGACACAGTTGCatataacaacaacaaccaagGCTAGATTTCCAACTAGCTAGTTAGGATGGGTTATATGAATCAATTTGAGCCATTCGATAGGATCATAATGTAAtacaaatttaaagattttaaacagATATTAATGTCTACGAAATTTCTACGAAGATCTTGCTCTGGTTTTCAAAACCATTGCAATATGTTTTAAGCCCCTTTTTGTAACAAAGGGTCAATGTGTTAGTTTGCAGCCTACCTCTATAATTGGTGAACAGAAAAAACataagcttttgttttttttgtcccACTAAATCCATTATTAATTTGCACCTTGCGTTTTTactaatttatcaagaaaaatccctcgatcaatgtttttttttagccaatTGAATACAATTTGCTAACTTAAAAAggatatgaaagaaaaattgatgataataactcaaaggtgaaaaaaaatcaattggctagataaatatttaattttgacagattgtatttaattttttgaaataaaaaatattatggttcgatcgtttgaaaaaaatcaataataatggAGCTCTTTTGATGAATTTATGAAAACAAAGGATGCAAATAATAGATTTTACCTTTGTGTTTAGTGAAAAAATTAGGGCACCTTTCTACTTTTAGAATCACATGAAGAAGGGAGGAAGCATGGAGCAAACCTGAAGAGCGATCATAGTAACCAGATGCCCAGTAACGAGCATAGCACTGACCCAGGTACACATCAGCTGCAGCAGCTGATCCACATAGATTCTTCAACTGCGCAACAGCAGCCACGAGGCAAGCAGAACAATCACTTGAGTTCAAATCCCCTAAACACTGTGCATAACCTTCTACTGAGCCTGAACTACTAACTTTAAATCCCATAGCTGTTGGCAAGTCAGCAAGAACATCATCTCTACGCTTAAAGAACTCAACATCATTGTTTACACTTCTACTGCACTTCTTGTATCTCAGGCTCGTATCAAGCCTTCCCAAGAAATCAACATGCTCATATCTTACATAGCAACCTTCAAGTTGCAAAGCAGCACCATAAGAGTATGGACAAACCAAACTTATCTGGTTAATAGCACTTTCAATGCATCTTGAACAATCAATAGTCCTCAAATCACCCCTGCACTGGTACAAGCCATAGCAAATTCCTTCGGGGGGTGTTGAGCTTCCATTTCCAATGGCAAAACTATGATAAGAAGCTTCAGAAGATGAGCTAAAAACTGAAGACAGAATCGAGTTGTGGTTTCCTTCAAATGGAGAGTTGGGATCATACTTTTCTTGAGAGCAGCCTGCATAGATGAAAACATAAGCTTTGACAAAGTTGCCATAGTTACtgagagaaaggaagagaaagaagagtgCAGTGAGTCTCAGAGCTGGGATTGTTTTGTGAGTGGAGTGCAAGTGAAGCCTTCTCAAcatttcttttctcttgttttttttctagcttggccttcctttcttttgtttttgttttgtgctTTGCTCTGATGGTGAGAGAGTGGGAATAATGTGGTTGCTTTTTGGATTTCTATTTGGAGAATTTTTCCCCACCAAGAAAAGGGCCCATTTAGTCTTCatggcctcttttttttttttttttgctgacaTTTCAACTTTTTACTTCAACCTCAATAAAGATTAGCATATACCATTGCTTTTAATTCTA is a window encoding:
- the LOC133682131 gene encoding plasmodesmata-located protein 8-like, yielding MLRRLHLHSTHKTIPALRLTALFFLFLSLSNYGNFVKAYVFIYAGCSQEKYDPNSPFEGNHNSILSSVFSSSSEASYHSFAIGNGSSTPPEGICYGLYQCRGDLRTIDCSRCIESAINQISLVCPYSYGAALQLEGCYVRYEHVDFLGRLDTSLRYKKCSRSVNNDVEFFKRRDDVLADLPTAMGFKVSSSGSVEGYAQCLGDLNSSDCSACLVAAVAQLKNLCGSAAAADVYLGQCYARYWASGYYDRSSDSSSEDDVGKTVAIIVGVLAGLSILIIFLSFCRRAMD
- the LOC133682327 gene encoding pectinesterase 2-like is translated as MAIRIMLTFLFVSFLLSPTILGYNHDEVKSWCSKTPNPQPCEYFLSHNPKNTPIQHESDFLKISIELALDRAMHGKVNTYSLGSKCRNGLEKAAWEDCLELYQEIVLWLNKTTGSKCTKYDAQTWLSTALTNLETCRTGFAEFGMTDYILPLMSNNVSKLISNTLAINKAPYSEPSFNGGFPSWVRPGDRKLLQSSSPASQANIVVAQDGSGNVKTIKEAIDAASKRSGSGRYVIYVKAGTYNENVEVGQKVKNVMVVGDGIGKTIVTGSKSVGGGTTTFKSATFAVVGDNFIARDMTFRNTAGAKNHQAVALRSGSDLSVFYKCSFEGYQDTLYVHSQRQFYRECDIYGTVDFIFGNAAVVFQNCNIYARNPPNKTNTITAQGRTDPNQNTGISIHNCKVTAASDLKSVQSSVKTYLGRPWQKYSRTVFMKTDLDSLINSAGWMPWSGNFALDTLYYGEYMNTGPGSSTANRVSWKGYHVITSASVASQFTVASFISGNNWLPATNVPFTAGL